TTTTTAGGAAGGGGCCTTCTGCAATGCCCCTCTTCCTTTGGTGGGTGCAATGGGGCCCTCCATTATAAGGAGGTCCTTGAAAACATCTATTAATAAGGTggggtgccctaaccggtttggctcagtggatagagtgtcggcctgcggactcaagggtcccaggttcgattccggtcaagggcatgtaccttggttgccggcacatccccagtagggagtgtgcaggaggcagctgatcgatgtttctctctcatcgatgtttctaactctatccctctccctttccctctgtaaaaaatcaataaaatatatatttttaaaaagaatagttttttaaaaaattcttaaattctctctctctcaaaaaaataataagatgggGTTACTAGAAGTGCCACTATACGGAGATGTCCTTTTTGGGGGATGGGAATATTGAGCGCGCCCATCGATGGGAGAGCATCTTTGGGAACACCCATCATGAGAGGGGGGGTACCGGTAATAGGTGAGTTCATTGTAGGATTATGTCTCCTCGGAAGCGAGTCCATCACAGGGCGGGAAAAATGAGAGTCCGTTATAGAAAGGGGGTCTCCTTGGAAGTGTACATTCATGGGGTCGAGATAATGGAAGAAATCTTTGCTTAAAGGGGGAGTCTCTTTAAAGGTATCCACTCCTTGCTTTGGGAATATTGAAAGAAACTGTATTTAGAAGGGGAAATGTCTTAGGAAGCCTCCATCATGGGGGTGGAATGATGGGTAAGTGGGGCAAGGGGCAGGGAAATGGGAATGTTCCTCCGAGAAAGAAGGTTACCTTGGAAAGGTccattcttgggggggggggtaatggaATAGTCCATTGTAGCAATGGGGGCACACTGTCCTTGGAAGTACCCCTTCTTTGGGCTGGATATTATGGGAGAGTCCACTGCAGGGATTGCTTTGAAAGAGTCCATTCAGGGGAGATGAGAGGATGGGAGAATCTACTGGAGAAAGATCTGGGAAtcacccacttttttttttttttaatatattttattgattttttacagagaggaagggagagagatagagagttagaaacatcgatgagagagaaacatcgatcagccgcctcctgcacatctcccactggggacgtgcccgcaacccaggtacatgcccttgaccggaatcgaacctgggacctttcagtccgcaggccgacgctctacccactgagccaaaccagtttcggccaccCACTTTTTTTTGAGGGAGGGGAATGGTAGAGCCCATGTCAAGAAGGGGGTTCCTGGCCcgactgtgtggctcagtggttgagtgtcaacctatgaactgaaaggtcacggttagattcccggtcagggcacatgcctgggtttttgtgctccatccccagtgtggggtgtgcaggaggcagccagtcaatgattctctctcatcattgatgtttctctctctctctccctctcccttcctctctgaaatcaattaaaaaaaaaagacttggaaGAATCAGGTGTTCAGGCTGGATGTCAGGGGACAGCCCAGcacttctgggggtgggggtgattggCGAGTCCTTTGGGATCCAGGAGACCTCCTTGGAAGTGTTCATGTGAGGGGGGAGTTGATGGGAGAGTTGACTGTCATTGTCGTAAAGAggtctctttatttattttatttttaaaaaatattcttgtattgatttcagagaggaagggggagagagtgagagagatagaaacatcaatgatgagaattattgatcggctgcctcctgcaacgcaccctactggggatcaagcccaaaacctgggtgtgtgaccggaaccgaaccagtgacctcctggttcataggccaacgcgcaaccgctgagccacgcaggccggcGGGGCAAGAGGTCTCTCTGGAAGCATCCATCCCCTGGGGAACTGCTTCCTGAGCGCATCTCCACTTTCCCTGCAGGACTTCGTGGTCTATGTGATGACGCGGGTGCAGCACGTGTTCGGCCGCGGCGGGAACTCCTCCGCCCGCGGTGGGTCCCCGGCCCCGTACGTGGACACCTTCCTCAACGCCCCCGACATCCTGCCGCGCCACTGCACGGTGCGCGCAGACCCCGAGTGCCCGGCCACGGTGCGCCCGTCCCGGGGGGCCCCGGTCACGCACAACGGGTGCCTCCTGCTGCGGGAGGCCGAGCTGCACCCCGgcgacctgctggggctgggcgaGCACTTCCTGTTCATGTACAAGGACCCCCGCGTCGGGGGCTCGGGGCCCGCGCGGCCGCCCTGGCTGCCCGCGCGCCCCGGGGTCACGCCGCCGGGGCCCGGCTGGGCCTTCTCCTGCCGCCTGTGCGGCCGCGGGCTGCAGGAGCGCGGCGAGGCGCTGGCCGCCTACCTGGACGGCAGCGAGCCGGTCCTGCGCTTCCGGCCGCGCGAGGAGGAGGCGCTGCTGGGGGAGATCGTGCGCACCGCGGCCGCGGGCGCCGGGGACCTGCCGCCGCTCGGGCCCGCCACGCTGCTGGCGCTGTGCGTGCAGCACTCGGCccgggagctggagctgggccacCTGCCGCGCCTGCTCGGCCGCCTGGCCCGTCTGATCAAGGAGTCTGTCTGGGTGAGCGACCCCCACCGCCGTCGGGCTCCGCTGCCGCCCCGGGTCCTTTGCGCAGCCTCCGCGGGCCACCCTTCGCCCCAGTTTGGTCACCACATCTCCCGCGGTGGCTCAGGAGGGGCGCGGGCTACGAAGCCGGGGGTCCGATGGGACGCTGGGAGGTGTGGGTCCATCCGCTGTGCAGCGTCTGCCTTCGCAGCCGTGGGCTCAATGGGAGAAGCCAGTCTGGGAGATGGAGatgcggggagggaggaggagaaccCGTTGTAGGAAACAGTTGAAGAGGCCATTGTGGGAAGTGAGGCGGGAGGCTCACTGGGCCTGAAGTGGTGCGGGAGGCCGTGCCTAGAGGTGAGGGAGAAGCAGGGAAGGTGGAGCACTCCAAAAAGCTTGGGCCTCTTAGGAGATTTAGgaagcttgggggggggggggggtaagaagGAACTCTGTTTGAGAAGTGGACCTGGGGGAGCTGGACCGCTCCTAATCATAGAGGCGTGTGTTTTAAAGGTGAGGCGAGACCATTCCGAAGCTTGCGTCCCTCTGAAAAGCAAGGAGAGTCTCTGTCTAAAAGGTGCTTCTAGAAAAACCCGGGTATTGACCCGGGGCCTGTCTCCCTGATCCCCCTCCCTTTGACTCTAACCTTGCTGTTCCACAGGAAAAGATTAAGGAAATTGGAGACCGTCAGCCAGAGAAGTAAGAGAGATTCTGGGAGAAGCaaaggaggggggtgagggggttgggatGGGAGTCGGTTCTGTCCACCCCAAGCCTGTCCTCGCCCAAGTTTCTGCTCTTCCTGCTTCTACTCAGCTATTCCAGCTGTGGAACGGGGGTTAGATTCCACCCGCAATTAGCCGCAGATCTCGGGGCTTGGACACTGCGGTGGGGTTGGGCCAGGATCACAGGTCCCgtcctccttccccagccaccCTGAGGGGGTCCCCGAGGAGCCCCTGACCCCCGAGGCCGTGTCCGTGGAGCTGCGGCCACTCATGCTGTGGATGGCCAACACCACGGAACTGCTGAGCTTCGTGCAGGAGAAGGTgctggagatggagaaggaggcTGACCAGGAGGGTGAGCCCGGGCCCAGACCCCAGCCCTTCCAAGCCCACTGCCACTCCCTGGCCCGCGGGCCTGGGCTCCTCCGGCAGCCTCTGGTTCTCCCGCTCACCCCCACGCCTATCCCCAGACCCACAGCTCTGCAATGACTTGGAATTATGTGACGAGGCCATGGCCCTCCTGGATGAAGTCATCATGTGCACCTTCCAGCAGTCTGTCTACTACCTCACCAAGGTGGGCCTTTGCTTCCTGTTGGCATCACGTAACCTCCCGTTGACTGCTCCCATCGCTCTGATGTCACTTCCGATTGGCCCTCACATGATTTCCTGCTTCTCTGACGTCACTCCCTGCTCGCGCCTGCGTCACTTCCTGCCTTCTGgcttctcttcctgtctctgcagCCATCCCCTCACGACAGTCTAGTCTCCCTACCTGGTTATATCACTTTCTCAAGCTCCCTTTTCCCGAGTCAATTCGTCAGTCACTGATAAGTCGGTAGATGGATATATAGGTCTCTGGATATGGATAGATTATATAGTGGTAGCTACGGTCATTTAAACGAAAGGTCCTCTTTAACCAGCCCTCACTTCCTGTGTTTGCTGAACTCACTTTCTGTAGCTGAATTCACTGCCTTTTCTGAGTCACAGACCTTTTTCTCCCCGGAGTGCCCATCCTACAGGACCTGTCGCTGCCCAGTTCCTCACTGCCACCCCTGACCTTCACATTGCTTCCTGGAACTCTCAGGGTTTCTGGGCGTATGGCGGGCTTGCCTCCCCATCTATGAAATGAAAGGGGATCTTTGGGGCAGATAGACTATGTTCCTTGAGGAGCCTTGATTGGTGAACCCCGCTCCTTCTGAAGGCGTCGCTTCCTGTACATCCCTGCCAAGTGtggtttgacttttttttctggcTCTGACTTTATTTCCTGTCCTTGGCCTGATCTCACTTTTCACTGGCTGACTGCCACCCCACTCCCACTTCCTGActctccattctttttctttccttcaggaATTCTGGATAAATACTTCTTTGACTAAAGGGGGCCTCTTTGCTCAGTATCCTTTGTCCTCCTTGAGTTGTCTTTATTGAGGAACTGTAAGTCCCGTAAGGCACCAGGGGTGGTCTTAAAATGCCCAAGAAACTTCTGCAAagcctttctaatttttttaaaaaatatatattttattgatttttttacagagaggacaggagagagatagagttagaaacatcgatgagagagaaacatcgatcagctgcctcctgcacacctcctactggggatgtgcctgcaacccaggtacatgcccttgactggaatcgaacccgggacctttcagtccgcaggccgacgctctagccactgagccaaaccggttttggctttttaaatttttttaaaaaatatattttgcaaagcCTTTCTTAAGACCTGAGGTGCCCCAGCCTGATGCCTGCTAGAAACCCAACTGGAAAGTAGGAATTTACTCATGGAGATCTTTAGGGTGTTGAAGGCAAAATGGACTACAATTCCCAGAAACCTTTGGTGGAGCTCCCCAGTACCTTCCTATGCGGCTACCCTGACACTTCTAGGGAGTTGTAGTCTGATCTTGTTGGCATCTCTCTATCTCCTCAGACTCTGTATTCAACGCTGCCAGCTCTCCTGGATAGTAACCCCTTCACAGGTGGGGCAGAGCTTCCCGGACCCGGCGCAGAGCTGGAGGCCATGCCTCCGGGTTTGAGACCGACCCTGGGCGTGTTCCAGGCAGCTCTGGAACTGACCAGCCAGTGCGAGCTGCACCCAGACCTTGTGTCTCAGACTTTCGGCTACTTGTTCTTCTTCTCCAACGCATCCCTTCTCAACTCACTGATGGAACGAGGTGAGCGTCAGACTGAGACGGGCAAGGAGGCAGAGACAGGCGGCCCGGAGACCCAGGTCAAGTCAGACCTATCACGGGCTGAGGCCTAACTCTTAGGCACTCCGGAAAGCAAGCTCCAGGTCCTAAGCTGACAGGAAGGGCCCGGGAGGCAGAAGGGCAGGGTCCATGTACCCACTGCTGCTCCTACCCTTCCCCCACAGGTCAAGGCCGACCTTTCTATCAGTGGTCTCGAGCTGTCCAAATCCGGACCAACCTGGACCTTGTCTTGGACTGGCTGCAGGGGGCTGGCCTGGGAGACATTGCCATGGAGTTCTTCCGGAAGCTCTCCATGGCTGTCAACTTGCTCTGTGTGCCTCGCACCTCCCTGCTCAAGGTGATTCCTGACCCCGGGCCCCTGACGCGTCAGCCTTGCTCTGTATTCAGGTTACCCTTGGGTCTTCCCGTGGTCTCCATGTTACCCTCAGTCCCAGCTCAGGGTAATGCACTGGCAGCTCGAAGGAAGTGGCCAACAGGTGTCCAAACTGGGCTGCATCTGAATCTCAGTGGGACTGATTCACAGTTTCCGGGACCCGCACCCTCAGACATACTGACTCAGGAAGTCGGGTACGAGACCAAGGAATGGGGTAGTTAAAACACGCATTGGCCCTGACCgttttggctcagcggatagagcatcggcccgaggactgaggggtcccaggttcgattccagtcaagggcatgtaccttggttgcaggctcgatccccagtaggggttgtgcaggaggcagctgattgatgtttctaactctctatctcttccttcctctccgtaaaaattaaaaaaaatatacatatatatataatatcacaCTCATTGAACATAAAactacatgccagacactgtttaGCACTTCTGGTTGGATGCTAAGCCCCAAGAAGTAGGTTACTAATTGACAATTTTTTCTCCAAGAAGGAAACTGAGAATTAGGTAGGCTAGGTCACttgacttcatttatttatttttatttgtacagAGCATTTAATGAGCACCAGGCCGTGTTCTAAGTACTTTAGAATCTGCCATATTCAATCATTATAACAACCCTAGTAGTAGTTCCTAATCtcccccaatttacagatgaggagagcGAGGCACAGTGACTTGCCAGAAGGTATTAATTCACCAAACTGGGTTTTCTGAACCCAGGCAATCTGGGTCCAGTCTCTGGTTTTGACCACACTGATGATTCCGATGCCAGCTAGCTTAGGTGTTGGAATTTTCAAACAGACACAAAAAGTAGCCGCCGTGGAATAATGAATCCCCAGGTACAATCACCAGCTTCAACACTATGAAGGGATAGCTAAGTTAGTTTCTTCTCCATCCCCTGCCTACTCCTATCTTCATTTATTCTGCAGCAaatcacttaaaaaatgttttaatttttagagaggaagggagagggtgagagagagaaacatcaatgtgagagagaagcattaataggttgccttctgtacacatCCTGACTGGGGGACTGAACCTGGAACCTGGGCTTAtgccctgaccatgacctcctggttcatgggtcgatgctcaactactgagcaacaccagctgagcagcaaatcccatttttttttttttttaaaaagctgagagCACACCCTTCCCTACCATCACTCCAGTGACACCAGGCTTCACAGTGCCCTCAAGACATTGCACAGACACCCGTACATCCCACTACATCCGGCCCCGCTATGGAGGGCTTTCTATTCAGGATTTCTCAGCTGCTCCATAATGACCACAGACTTCTCACCTCATCTTCCCGCCAGGCTTCATGGAACAGTCTACGAACCGACCACCCCACGCTGACCCCTGCTCAGCTCCACCATCTGCTCAGCCACTaccagctgggccctggccgCGGGCCCCCACCTGCTTGGGAGCCTCTCCCTGCAGACCGGGATGCTGTGGACACAGGCGAGGAGAAATGGGGACAGGCATGGATGGGGGCGATCAGCTTGCTTCTGTCCTTGGGACCTCAGAATCCATagccccagccccttcctcctccttacTCAGGATTTGGaccccctgccctctcctcccccagcacctACGTGCTGGACCTCAACCCCCTTCTCCCAAGGATTCAGGACTTCAAGGCCCCagctccctctttttttcctagGGGTTCAGACCCCCAGCTTCTTTCccttacaacagtggttctccaccttcctaatgccgcgaccctttaatacagttcctcatgttgtggtgacccccaaccataaaattattttcgttgctacttcataactgtaatgttgctactgttatgaatcgtaatgtaaatatctgatatgcaggatgtcttttcatagttacaaattgaaaataattaaagcaccgtgattaatcacaaaaacaatatgtaattatatatgtgttttccgatggtcttaggcgacccctgtgaaagggtcgttcgatccccaaaggggtcgcgacccacaggttgagaaccactggcttacaaACTACCCTCCCCGTCACCCAGTCCCGGCTCCGTGCCCTCCACTGGAAGGAATCCGTAAAACTAAGttccagcccttccttcctcGTGGACCCAAGAACCCAACTACATCGCCCGTTTCCCAGGCAACGGTGGCCTTTTGTAGTGTGAACTACAACTCCCATGATGCTTGGGAACTCCGGGAGTCGCGTTGGAGTGGACCCCGCTCTAGGAGTTGCTGGGGGGGGGTTAAGTTTTTCCTTCCTTCGGACGTGACGCAGCCTAGTCTCTCCCTGACACTGCTGCCTACCGTCCATTTTCAGAACTTAACTCTGCGTTTTCGGTCTCATAGGGGACATCTTCGAAAGCTTCTCCTCCCATCCGCCCCTCATCCTGCCCTTGGGCAGCTCGCGCCTGCGCCTCACCGGGCCGGTGACAGACGATGCCTTGCACCGTGAACTGCGCAGACTCCGCCGCCTCCTCTGGGACCTGGAGCAGCAGGAACTGCCGGCCAATCACCGCCACGGACCTCCTGTGGCCACGCCCCCTTGAAAACCAATAGC
This is a stretch of genomic DNA from Myotis daubentonii chromosome 15, mMyoDau2.1, whole genome shotgun sequence. It encodes these proteins:
- the RASIP1 gene encoding ras-interacting protein 1 isoform X1; its protein translation is MLSGERKEGGSPRFGKLHLPMGLWINYPRKQLAKLGRRWPSAASVKSSSSDTGSRSSEPLPPPPPHVELRRVGAVKAAGGASGSRAKRISQLFRGSGTGVAGGPGTPGSAQRWASEKKLPDLAAGVAPEPPLATRATAPPGVLKIFGAGLASGANYKSVLATARSTARELVAEALERYGLAGSPGGGPGESNCVDAFALCDALGRPAAGGLGNGEWRAEHLRVLGDAERPLLVQELWRARPGWARRFELRGREEARRLEQEAYGASDGEGSGPALWRPQKNRSRAASGGAALASPGPGSGSGTQAGSGKERSENLSLRRSVSELSLQGRRRRQQERRQQALSMAPGAADAQIVPTDPSDFDQLTQCLIQAPSNRPYFLLLQGYQDAQDFVVYVMTRVQHVFGRGGNSSARGGSPAPYVDTFLNAPDILPRHCTVRADPECPATVRPSRGAPVTHNGCLLLREAELHPGDLLGLGEHFLFMYKDPRVGGSGPARPPWLPARPGVTPPGPGWAFSCRLCGRGLQERGEALAAYLDGSEPVLRFRPREEEALLGEIVRTAAAGAGDLPPLGPATLLALCVQHSARELELGHLPRLLGRLARLIKESVWEKIKEIGDRQPENHPEGVPEEPLTPEAVSVELRPLMLWMANTTELLSFVQEKVLEMEKEADQEDPQLCNDLELCDEAMALLDEVIMCTFQQSVYYLTKTLYSTLPALLDSNPFTGGAELPGPGAELEAMPPGLRPTLGVFQAALELTSQCELHPDLVSQTFGYLFFFSNASLLNSLMERGQGRPFYQWSRAVQIRTNLDLVLDWLQGAGLGDIAMEFFRKLSMAVNLLCVPRTSLLKASWNSLRTDHPTLTPAQLHHLLSHYQLGPGRGPPPAWEPLPADRDAVDTGDIFESFSSHPPLILPLGSSRLRLTGPVTDDALHRELRRLRRLLWDLEQQELPANHRHGPPVATPP
- the RASIP1 gene encoding ras-interacting protein 1 isoform X2; amino-acid sequence: MLSGERKEGGSPRFGKLHLPMGLWINYPRKQLAKLGRRWPSAASVKSSSSDTGSRSSEPLPPPPPHVELRRVGAVKAAGGASGSRAKRISQLFRGSGTGVAGGPGTPGSAQRWASEKKLPDLAAGVAPEPPLATRATAPPGVLKIFGAGLASGANYKSVLATARSTARELVAEALERYGLAGSPGGGPGESNCVDAFALCDALGRPAAGGLGNGEWRAEHLRVLGDAERPLLVQELWRARPGWARRFELRGREEARRLEQEAYGASDGEGSGPALWRPQKNRSRAASGGAALASPGPGSGSGTQAGSGKERSENLSLRRSVSELSLQGRRRRQQERRQQALSMAPGAADAQIVPTDPSDFDQLTQCLIQAPSNRPYFLLLQGYQDAQDFVVYVMTRVQHVFGRGGNSSARGGSPAPYVDTFLNAPDILPRHCTVRADPECPATVRPSRGAPVTHNGCLLLREAELHPGDLLGLGEHFLFMYKDPRVGGSGPARPPWLPARPGVTPPGPGWAFSCRLCGRGLQERGEALAAYLDGSEPVLRFRPREEEALLGEIVRTAAAGAGDLPPLGPATLLALCVQHSARELELGHLPRLLGRLARLIKESVWEKIKEIGDRQPENHPEGVPEEPLTPEAVSVELRPLMLWMANTTELLSFVQEKVLEMEKEADQEDPQLCNDLELCDEAMALLDEVIMCTFQQSVYYLTKTLYSTLPALLDSNPFTGGAELPGPGAELEAMPPGLRPTLGVFQAALELTSQCELHPDLVSQTFGYLFFFSNASLLNSLMERGFMEQSTNRPPHADPCSAPPSAQPLPAGPWPRAPTCLGASPCRPGCCGHRGHLRKLLLPSAPHPALGQLAPAPHRAGDRRCLAP